ATAAGCTTTCAGAAGAGGATTTCAGGACCCCGGAATTAAAAAATCACCCCAAACCCTTGAAAGGTAACAATGACCTGCTTTCTCTTTCAAGACCTGATATAATCAAAGCCATTCATGCTGCTTACCTGGAAGCTGGAGCAGATATCATTGAAACCAATACTTTTAGCGGAACTTCAATTGCGCAAGAAGATTATGGACTGGAGCATTTAGCTTATCAGATCAATTTTCAATCTGCAAAAATTGCCCGGGAGGTGGCCGATGAGTTTACTGCAAAAAATCCGGAAAAACCCCGCTTTGTGGCCGGTGCTTTAGGGCCAACCAATAAAACCGCTTCTATTTCCCCTGATGTGAATGACCCTGGTTATCGTGCTATTACTTTTGATCAATTGGCCGAGGCATATAAAGAGCAAGTTAGGGCCCTTTTGGATGGCGGGGCTGATATTTTGCTGGTAGAGACAATATTTGATACACTTAATGCAAAAGCAGCACTTTTTGCTATTCAGGAAGTATTTGAGGAAAGGGGATTGCCTTTGGATCCTGTAGAAGGAGGAGTACCTGTTATGGTTTCGGGGACAATCACAGATGCCTCCGGAAGAACGCTTTCTGGTCAGACTACAGAAGCCTTTTTGATCTCCGTTTCCCATATGCCCCTGTTCAGTGTTGGGCTGAATTGTGCTTTAGGAGCAAAAGAATTAAGACCTTATTTGAAAGTGATGGCTGAAAATGCACCATTTTATGTATCTGCCTATCCCAATGCCGGTTTACCCAATGAATTTGGTCAATATGATCAGGGGGCCAAAGAAATGGCTGATCAGGTCGAGGAATTTTTGAAAGAGGGGTATATCAATATTCTTGGAGGATGTTGCGGAACTACTCCTGAACATATTGCTGCTTTGGCCAAGTTAGCTGAAAAATACCAGCCCCGAACTGTGGAATTTGTCAATACT
This Cecembia calidifontis DNA region includes the following protein-coding sequences:
- a CDS encoding homocysteine S-methyltransferase family protein — encoded protein: MKRSELLLSIAKKRILILDGAMGTMIQRYKLSEEDFRTPELKNHPKPLKGNNDLLSLSRPDIIKAIHAAYLEAGADIIETNTFSGTSIAQEDYGLEHLAYQINFQSAKIAREVADEFTAKNPEKPRFVAGALGPTNKTASISPDVNDPGYRAITFDQLAEAYKEQVRALLDGGADILLVETIFDTLNAKAALFAIQEVFEERGLPLDPVEGGVPVMVSGTITDASGRTLSGQTTEAFLISVSHMPLFSVGLNCALGAKELRPYLKVMAENAPFYVSAYPNAGLPNEFGQYDQGAKEMADQVEEFLKEGYINILGGCCGTTPEHIAALAKLAEKYQPRTVEFVNTGDE